ATATGGATACTCGCAATAACTCTtttgacagtttttttaaataccttcACAAagtgaggggggggggggggctataTGCTATAAGGGTGTCTGAGGACtcgttgttttttgtttttttctttcatttatttttttctttcttttttttttcttacaataaatagaaaacattttaactattgACAATGTGAAATCTGTTCAGTTTTTGTATTTGAGGTTGAAACTTTATGCATTCGGAATGTAAATGCTtaacatttatttgttataacaaattttattgttataattagttataaactattttttacgaaaaaataGGATTTAGTTGTAGTAGAACCGGGCGTATCCCGTAAACCCACGAACAGTTAGATATACTAGTTCGTGCTCGATGATGCACTGTGGTAATTATTATAGCCGATCAAATTTTGCTGTGAAGCAGTTGACACTGATAGCACTGACAACTTTGCTAGGTAGTGCGTTCCATGGGTGAGCAACGCGGTTGTTGAAGAAATTGAAACGAACGAGATTTACGTTGACTATTTCACGATAAAAAACGctactttttaaagtaatatttgtCTGTTGAAGCAAGGAGGTATAATAGACTTAAGTATAACATTCTATTATACCTCCTTGGTTGAAGCGAAAGTGAAAATCATATCTTCGcatttttaaggaaaattagCCTCCTTGTACCAGAACCTGGCCAGTTACCAAgtaaaaattgatcaaattatttgagttttttcatCGGGTTTAGAGTAGATGGAATGCTTACTTTAAACCCAATaggaaaaaaacagttttttgctCAAATCGTTGGTGGAAATGTCAAAATTTCAATTCAATGCGTTGATGAAACTTGCTGAAGTGAGGCTTCTGGTTTACGGTTAGGATAAACGTTGATGttgattaaataaatacttgGTATTTATTTGTAAGTAATTAAAGGTAAGTAGTTTGAtaaataatgagtttttttttgttttatagttgatAATTAAAGGTTAAAAACATTTAGGACTTACGaggcatttataaaaaaatgtatatgtatattcaaacttttgttttaaattgttatttttgaggTTGCCAAGTTAGGAAAAAAATACAAGctaatattttgtttgcaaCGGAGTGTCCCTTGGGAATTGATGTAACTgatgtattttaatgtattgaataaagcaattttaccagaaataaaaatattttaaacagtatctccaacaataaaaaataaggcaatagaatagtttttaaatgaatcaaAAGAAATACACAAGAAGCAGTGGCTATTGCAAACACTCCAACACTAGAACCGTAAGCAAAATACAACTAATTTATGTTCTTTTATCCAGttgttctataaaaaaatttgtatttttttgagtaaaacttCCAATGTGTATAAATGcagaaatattatattaaaacctttgtttataactaattataagctacaaaacattttaggtgtttcaaaaaaatggaaagaaatCTTCCGGCGCTCAAAACCGTTCTAAAGCTACTAAAAAAGCAGCAGAAGAAGCAAAACATAGACAGACTTTAGAGTATGTGGGATTTATAACCATAacacagacaaaaaaaaatccctACTCTCTGAACACTAAGTTTAGTCTTTTAGTAGTTAATTGTTtcttgtatcttttttttttctaacaaccTCTGGTATTTTAATCTTTGTTGTTATTACTAGCTTTTTTCTTAAGGATCCCTCTTATAATGGTTTCCAGTCAGTCCATGAGTGCCAAGAAGGACCAAAGAGCTTTCTTCATCTTTCAAGATTACCTGCAGTACTCAAATGTGTGATTCAaatctttctaatattttctgTTATTACGACaactttgttttacttttattttttgactcttcttattaaattctatttacaacttttatacaGAAACAAAACTTCTCGAGGGcgtaattatatacaaaaatagcttatgatttgaataataaattacatcaattaactttaataatattatgacaaGAATTTTATAGACGTAACAATTAAGTTTTATAACGATCAGCTATTATCACATCACCCCAAGAACTGAAGTTCTTAAGTATCATAGTCATTTAAATATGTCGGCTTTTTCCTTTCTCTGGTTGATCGTCTGATCGCTGGTAATAAATTATCAACGATTTCTCTGCCGTCAGCTTCCTCCTCAGCGTCAACAACTGTTTCTTCAGTTCCTTCCTCTCGTGCAGCAAAAATGTCTAAATCTTCTAAATCACTTTCGTCACTGTCAACCTCTTCACTGATAACAATTTTACTTGAAGCGTTTGAAGAATTTGAGGCAGGAGCTATTCTCACGTCTCGCACATGTCTTGGTACACCatcaatttcaatatttgtGTTTGTGAGTATGTCAGTTACAGTACCAATTTTACAAACTGAAGTGCACTTTGCACCAGCGGGGCGAACATAAACTTTTTCTCCAATTCTATAAGTTTTCATAACTTGTCGTGATCTTTCCTGAGTTTCAGTGTTTTTCTCCTCTTGAATTCGTAGACGCCAAACGTacttatttttttgagaagCAGGTGCAGATTCCTCGTTTGTTCCCGCCGTTGGTGTTGCATTGTACCAAAATACCGCTACTAACGGACATATTTGTGCCCTCGCAGCTGTTCGTTTTACTGTGCGGTGGTTATGCTCCACAATCCGATTTCCTGATGGTCTATATACACATctatacttcttttttacaaaccatttttcacatatatttgaaaattcacTAGATTTAAACACCGCTCCATTATCCATTAACAGTTCTTGCGGTGGGCTATGCTCCCTAAATACGGATTCCAATTGACTTACTACATTTTTGGTATCTTCGCGAGGCAACTTTTTCCAAATTGCAAACCGACTTGGTCCACAGTCAATCATTGTTAAATATGGTGACCATTTATAGTGAGTCACATCACAAGCAATTCGATACCATGTGTCTGGTACATCTAGCACTCCATTTTCCCATTTTATTGGCGCTGGATCAATTGAATTACATTGACAACATTTGCGAACACATTCTTTAACATCTTTTCTTAATACGTGCGGAAGTCTTCGTTGCACTGTAAACATTCCGATTAACGCCAAAATGATGCTTTGAGTGACAATTACGAATTTCTTCAGCAATACTTACTCCACATAGCGCTTTAGTATTTCTTCGTGAAAGCTTATTTAACCAAGTCTTTGGAACTCTTGTCAACACGTCAGCTTTGTTTTTGGAGGACGGAACCCATTTTAACGTGATGTTTATATCATATTCTTTTATTAGGTCTTGCAGTAGAGAAAGTCCTCTTTTAATAAGCATTTCTGATAATGCATTTGATCGAATCCTATGACTTTCAATCAGCATACTTTTTAGCCATCCATGAACTGTTACTGAATCAGTGAACACTGACAAGTTCTTTATATCCCACTTAGCAGCTAGGTTTATCCCACGCACCACAGCATCTAATTCAGCAATATTAATATGCATACATCATTTATACTTCGAAGCCAGGCTGCATCCTCAATTATTAAGCCATAGTATTCTATAGCAACCCCTATTACCATGCTGCTAGCATCACACCACAATGTTGCTCCATTTTGAATCCCTTTAGCATTCCATTTCCCTCTCACAGAATCACAAACTTCTAATCGACGCAATATTTCAATTAACCATGACTGAGCTTGATCTCCAATTAGATCATCCCAAGTATTTCCTTGACTATGACGTTTTATAAAACTACAGGCAATTCTAAACCACCCTCCAACAGGATGTGACCTAATAACGGGTGATGCGGAAGTTAtcggacaaaataaaaatgtcaataacttatttataaattaaaaaacaaactactattatatttttttaaaaaaaatcatttatcttttaataaaaatatattattttttatatgtaaaaacacCACCATCTGCAATTGATCTCAATTTTGCTCTGAAATTTCAATTGGTCGTGCTTGAGGTACATTTGGGGGATTGGATTCTTTATCAACGTAATATTCATATTGGTCCATCCAATTTAGAGAATCTTTAGAATAATGAGAACTTGCTAAATCTGgccaaaataaatagttaaagtCTCCATGATACttgtgaataaataaaagaagtcgtttttctaaacattcattaatatagattGATGAATTGATCGCTACAGCCTTGGAAGTGCGAAACAATGGCTCGGACATACCACGGTCAGATATGGCTATccacattaataatttttttggaaatttctcTTTTCCTATAAAACGAACACTTTCTGGGCATGCCTTTTTGTTGTTTGTGTAGTATCCAGAATTTCCGGGCATGTTGTCCCCtgcaaaacaaaagtatttttcgtCATCGATGACAAGAAGCGATTTTGTGTTATAGAGTTGGTTAACTAGTTTCCTGCTTCTGTTCTTTGCCTTTATTTGTTGTTCTATAGTGTATTTTAGAGTCTTTTCACGTTTTCTATATttaatgttcatttttttttaattgacgaCCAATTGTCGATTGATTTACACCGAATTTAACACCTTTTTTTCTCTGACTGACCTCTTTTCGATTGATGACAAGTCTCGTTAATTCggctttcttttttctattccAGGATGTCGGACGACCAGGGTGCTTTATATCAGAAAACGTTTGAACAGTTTCAAGTCTTTTTAGGTTATCATATATTGTACTTCGAGCAAATCCTtccttttcaaaatgatttacgatttttttttttttatattaggtttatttacaaaaaacatttttagtcgCTTTCGAAAAGATTCTCGTTCAGCTGCATTTAtcctcattttaaataattgtgtttcaaacaataaagtttatattttattgaacgTTTATGCCTACgcataaaaccacaaaaactaatttttatgcTCAAATAATGAAATTAGGATTTGTCCGATAACTTCCGCATCACCCGTTAAGTGTCCACATGTTGAAAAAAGTTTCCGTCGTGTTACTTTTTCAGTTTTGATATCTTGTGACTTTGGAATGATGTTTCCACGTTTCcaacaaatctatttttttcatttctaaacAGTTGCAAACCCAACACTCGTACAGTATCACATTGCACCGGCTCTTTTGTTACCAATCCATAACACGCTAAATGATTTACGACCTTTTCAACTGATGTCTTTTCCAAATAAACAATTATGTCGTCAATGTAGTGGTCAGTTGCTTCACTAATACCTGCATTGAGATTCAACACACTGCCTAAGACTGAAGACATTATTTTTGGGACAGAATTTAACCCAAAACCAAGACgtgtaaaatagtatttttcTTCTTTGTAGACTACCTTCTGATGCTCCCACAAACTCGGATCGATATGTATTTGCATATAGGCGCATCTAAGATCAAGCGTTGCAAATTTGTCACCAACAGTTCTccattttctaacttttttattacatgCGTTATTTGAGGCATTATGTGAATTAACATACTGATTCAATTCGCGAAAATCCAGAACAGGTCGTATCTTTCCTTTATTTTCCTGCTCAACAGCCATTAACGGGACAATCCCTTTtgtacttttttcttctttgttgCATGGTTTCAACCAGCCATTTTTTACCCATAAGTCCATCTCGTTATTAAATTGATGTAACAACTGGGGTTTTACCTTGTACTGCGCGACAGAATTTCTCAGTTGTGATTGACCTTATTTCCATTTATATTTAGCAGTCCACTTTGTACCATCAAAATAAGCATCAAAATCCTTGTCCTTTATACCAACAGCTTGTTTCTCTGCATGAAttgaaacaaaactaaattcaaTTTTTCCATTGTACAAATGCACTCCTCCATAGCGATTAATGACATCCATACCAATAATAGCATCAATACCGTTGACAACACTTTTCAAAATCATTACTGATGTTTTGAGCTTTTTTCCTTCAATAATCAATGTTACTGTAGTTTCTCCCTCCGTTTTCACAAATTCTCCATAAACAGCCAACATCATTAGTTCATTTCTTCTGATGCGAACACCGGCTTTCTGAGCCATGTTGTTTGAAATAATAGTTCGAGTACATCCGCTGTCAACCAGTGCTTTTCCAGCAAAGGTGTTCACTTGCACAGTGCATATTGGAAGCGCCGTTAGTTTTAACAGCTGGCGCTTGCGATTCCTTATTTAAGTTTCCCTGATGCAACAAACAAAATCTTGCAATGTATCCAGATTCTCCacatctaaaacattttatttcatcattaaaaaaatttttcttcgaAAAACAGATTCGGGCAACATGTCCAGGCTTGCCACACTTGTAGCAGTTAAAATCAGTAGCGGATggttttttaacatgtttataGAAACCAGAGATTGTTGTTGAAACATACTCCTCTTTTGTTGAAACATACTCCTCTTTTTCCGTCATGAGTACTCGTGCATGGTTTAATGCATCCTGTAAACTGATCCCAAATATTTTCACTTGTGCTCGTAGCTGCTTTGAAATTTCACCCGGCAATCCAGTTATGAACGCTCTTAGCAATAATTCTTCGCTATCAACGTTGGCCAATCCCATAAGTTGACGTAAACTGGCCAAATACACATCAACAGATTCACTTTCATTCCATCTTCGATCTCTGAACTGCTTGTAAGCTTGAAAACTATCGACTGCAAATGCATCTAGTAGAGCTTTTTCAATGTCCGCAGCGGCGGTTTTTTGGCTATCCCCAAGTTTCTCATATAATGCGAAAGCACTGCCTTCAAGAAACAGCGGAATGATTAATGAAAGATCGCCCATATTTTGCAGCTCTCTTACTAGTTTGATCTTTTTCAGCCACACTACAACATCTCCAGATCCATCAAATTTTCTAATCATTTTCGCCTAGATGCCATACTGCCAAATAGCTTGTTATTACGACAACTTtgttctacttttattttttgactcttcttattaaattctatttacaacttttatacagaaaaaaaaattctcgaGGGcgtaattatatacaaaaatagcTTATGACTTGACTAATAAATTACAtcaattaactttaataatattatgacaagaattttataaacgtaacaataaagttttataacgaTCAGCTATTATCACATTTTCTTTGCTCACTCATGGGTACGAAAGCAGTATTCAAAAGCGGAAATTGTCCCTTCTTCATTGAAACAGAAGAGCTAGGGATCAATGGAGgaagttcatatttttttaaagcagcaTCAAACTAGCTCATTGCACCAAAAGTTCTGCATAGATTGGAAAGAGGCATACATTTGTCTAACAAGCTTGACTGCTATAAATTCAGACCAAATCCAGAAGCTAATCAATTCTGAGACAGCTAAATGGAGGACAACTCTTCGTGGAACTTTGGATGTGACTCTTTTCTTTGCTTCTAGGAGTTTAGCTTTTCAGgtaacttataataaatttctcttaatatctgttttaattatataattattgtaataatttaattataattattataaacaattatgtTTGCAGGTGAAACAACACACATGAATGGGAAATGAAATGGAAACTTTCTTGCCGGTATGAAACTTATCGGTTGCCACAACCTTGTCATTGCATTCCACTTGAAAGATGCTATCAATAAGAAGGCTCCAAAATGAGTGCCCATTACCTCTCTTCGTTGTCTCAAAATGAGCTCATCAGAGAATGTAGTGGTGTCATGCGGATAATGGATCCAGTATTTCAAGTACTTACAAGAGAGCTGAAACTTTAATAaggcaaaattatttgaaagctCTGTATGTTCCCTGTAGCGCTCACAGTCTGATTTTGGCTGGTGGGAACGCAGTTAAATCAGCCATTGATATCAAAGTAAGTTTGAAAAAGTTGAATCTTTGTACGTATTTTTTAGTACTAGTCCTGTCCAATAGAAGATCCTCTCTGAAGCGACAAGAGTTTCACTGCAAAAACTTTCTATGACAAGATGGAGTTCTTTTACCGACGCGATCAAACTATTTGCCAAAAGTCCAAGAAAATGTTGGCAACTCTTAAAAATGCCATGAAAAGCCTGGATCTGACCAGTGAGCAGCTTAGATAGAACCTTAAAAAATGGTTATCatcttttgaatttgtattgttaaattaaatttggtaCAAAGCCATTACTGCTGTTAACAACATTATTTGTCTTTTACAATCTGAAGCCATTACCATCAATGATGAACTACGTTTGATTGGAGAGCTGCTGGAAGATCTTAAACAGATCGAAAtgtaatacatttaaatgtgattttaatacgcttaaatataatacattttaacattagaagtttaacaaagaattttgaaatttttaagaataatgttgaggaaacttcaaatatttttaacgttatatgTCTAATAAAAACTGGATGTAGTTCTGGTGAGGCTATATAAGCCGCTCAGAAGCCAATGCGGTTAAGTCCACTTTTTGATACTTTctaattttgatgaaataaataataatcttctTAGTTATTAAAGGATTT
The nucleotide sequence above comes from Hydra vulgaris chromosome 09, alternate assembly HydraT2T_AEP. Encoded proteins:
- the LOC136085293 gene encoding uncharacterized protein LOC136085293 yields the protein MPGNSGYYTNNKKACPESVRFIGKEKFPKKLLMWIAISDRGMSEPLFRTSKAVAINSSIYINECLEKRLLLFIHKYHGDFNYLFWPDLASSHYSKDSLNWMDQYEYYVDKESNPPNLLTFLFCPITSASPVIRSHPVGGWFRIACSFIKRHSQGNTWDDLIGDQAQSWLIEILRRLEVCDSVRGKWNAKGIQNGATLWCDASSMVIGVAIEYYGLIIEDAAWLRNAVVRGINLAAKWDIKNLSVFTDSVTVHGWLKSMLIESHRIRSNALSEMLIKRGLSLLQDLIKEYDINITLKWVPSSKNKADVLTRVPKTWLNKLSRRNTKALCGVSIAEEILQRRLPHVLRKDVKECVRKCCQCNSIDPAPIKWENGVLDVPDTWYRIACDVTHYKWSPYLTMIDCGPSRFAIWKKLPREDTKNVVSQLESVFREHSPPQELLMDNGAVFKSSEFSNICEKWFVKKKYRCVYRPSGNRIVEHNHRTVKRTAARAQICPLVAVFWYNATPTAGTNEESAPASQKNKYVWRLRIQEEKNTETQERSRQVMKTYRIGEKVYVRPAGAKCTSVCKIGTVTDILTNTNIEIDGVPRHVRDVRIAPASNSSNASSKIVISEEVDSDESDLEDLDIFAAREEGTEETVVDAEEEADGREIVDNLLPAIRRSTRERKKPTYLNDYDT